The Gemmatimonadaceae bacterium DNA segment GCCGGTCAGGTCCTCGCGCGAGTAGTTCGCCGCGATCTGGTCGTCGCTGGCGGGGTCCCAGAGCTTCACATCAATGCCGTTGCAGATGCCCACCAGGCGATCGCCCAACTGCCGGAAGGTGTCGTGCAAGCCGAAGCCGCCTTCCGCGGTGCGCAGTTCGGAGGCATGCGCGGGGCTCACCGTCACGGCCGCGTTGCAGAAGACCAGGCCTCCTTTCAGCAGGTTGAGCCGGCCGTACCATTCCAGGCGCTCCATGTGCCAGAGTGCGGGCGCCAGCGCGAGATCGGCCATGACGTCAGCGCCGAAGTGGCCCTGATAGCCCGCATTGTGCACCGACATCACGGCCGGTGTGTCGGCAAACTGCGGGGCGCACTCCGGGTGCGTCCGCATGTAGACCGGCGCCAGCGCCGCGTGCCAGTCATGGGCGTGCAGCAGCAGCGGCCGTTGCACGAACTGCCCGATCCCGCGCAGCGCCGCGCGGGCGAACATGGCGAAGCGCAGGTGATTGTCGGGGTAGTCGCCGCGGTCGTCGCCGTAGAGGCCCGGCCGGTCAAAGCACGCCGGCGCGTCGACGAAGATCACGTGCGGCGCGCCGGTGCGCGTCGCGTCGCGATAGAACCGCACGTCCTCCGTGAGTGGTCCCACGACGAGGCGCGATGGCGGGGCGAGCAGCTGCAGGCGCGGCACCACCTCGCGCACCGAGGCGTACAGCGGGAGGAACGTGTAGACGCGCTCCCCCGCGCGTGCCTGCGAATTCGCGAGCCCCGCCACGGCCTCCGCCAGCCCGCCAGTGCGCGCGTAGCCGTGGTATTCGGCGGTGAGGTGCACGATGGCGCGGCGGGCGGGACGACGATTCGCCCCCGCATGCCGACCGGGGATCGCCCGCGACGCGGTGGCATCGCGCGACGTCGACGCGACGGCAACGATCTCTCCCTGTTGCTGCACCGACTCGTCGAGCGAAACCATGGCCGCTCCCGCCTAGCGCGCGCGCCAAGCCCTGCCGGCGGGTCGGCCTGATCACGCGGCGATCCAGGGGCGCCCGCTGCTGCACGCTACGGCACACGGCGCGGCGTGAGTATCAGCGAAAATCCGACCTTGGCCACGCCGATGCCGTAGGCATCACCGCGCGTGCGTGCAAGCAAGCGGCTGCTCACGCCGTTGGCGCTTCGTCCGGCGTCCTCTCCCCTCGCATCGACGGCACATAGTAATCGCCGACATACTCCATCAACATTCGCCGCGCATTGAACCGGAGGCCGGCCGCGCGCAGGGCGTGGCGCATCACCTGGATCCAGCGCTGCGGCAGGCCGTTCACGTCGCGGTTGTAGTACATCGGCACAACCGCGGTCTCGAGCAGGTCGTACAGTTGCCCCGCCGCGGCCGCGTCGTCCTCCGCAACGCCCTCGCCGGGCTCCGGCGCGATCGCCCAGCCGTTGTGGCCGTTGAACCCTTCCTCCCACCAGCCGTCCAGCGTGCTCAGCTGCGGCACGCCGTTCAGCGCCGCCTTCATCCCGCTCGTCCCCGACGCCTCCATCGGAATGCGCGGCAGGTTGAGCCAGACATCCGCCCCCTGCACGAGCACGTGCGCCAAGTGCGTGTCGTAGTCCTCGACGAAGGCGAGCCGTCCCTCGAAGCGGGGATCGCGCGTGGCCTGGTACACCTCCTGCAGGATCTGCTTGCCGGGGCCGTCGGCCGGATGCGCCTTGCCCGCAAAGATGATCTGCACGGGATGCGATGGGTTGCTGACGATGCGCAGCAGCCGCTCCACGTCGTGGAACAGCAGGTTGGCCCGCTTGTAGGTCGCAAACCGGCGGGCGAAGCAGAGCGTGAGCGCCTCCGGATCGAGCAGCACCCCCGTGCCGGCCAGCCGCGCCGCCTCGCGCGTGTGCTGCGTGAAGGCGAGCCGCGCCTGCTCGCGCATATGCACGAGCAGCGTCCGCTTCAGGTGCCGGTGCACCTCCCACAGCGCCTGCGCATCCACGGCGAGCACGTCGTCCCAGAGCTTCGGATCGTCCACCCGGTTGCCCCATCCGGCGCCCAGGTGCGTATCGAGCAGCTGCATCACGGCATTCGACATCCACGTGGCGAGATGCACGCCGTTGGTGACGTAGGTGATGGGGAGATCCACCGCACGCCGCTCCGGCCAGAGCGATCCCCACAGCTTGCGGGTGACGGTGCCGTGGACGCGCGAGACGGCGTTGAAGCGCCGGCTCAGCCGGACGGCCGCCGCCGTCATGTGGAACCGCCCCGACGCGTCACTCGGATGGTGGCCGATGCGCATGAACGCATCCTGCGAGATGCCGAGTTCGTCCCAGACCGGCCCGGTGCACGCGGCGACGTCGGCGGCCGGGAATGTGTCGTGGCCGGCGGGCACCGGCGTGTGCGTGGTGAACGTGCTCGACGCGCGGACCGCGTGCACCGCTTCCTTCAATGGAATGCCGGTCGCGACAATCTCGCGAACCCGTTCGACGAACATGAAGGCGGCGTGTCCCTCGTTGGCGTGCCAGGCCGACGGCGCGATGCCGAGCGCGCGCAGCGCGCGCACGCCGCCAACGCCAAGGAGCCACTCCTGGCGCAGCCGCATCTCGGGTCCGCCCGCATAGAGGCGGCTCAGCAGCGGGCGGTCGTCAAAGTGATTCTGCTCGAGGTCGGTGTCGAGCAGGTAGATGGTCACGCGCCCGACGCGCAGTCTCCACGCCCGCACGTAGACGTCGCGCCCCGCCATGCGCACCATCGCGAGATGCGGCGCGCCGTTGGGTCCGTCGATCGGATCGAGGACGGTGCGCGCGAGGTCGAGCTGCATCGGCGCCTCTTCCTGCCAGCCGTCGGCGCGGACCTCCTGGTCGATGTAGCCGTTGCGATAGAGAATCCCGACGCCGACGAGCGGCACGCCCAGGTCCGACGCCGTCTTGCAATGGTCGCCGGCCAGCACGCCCAGTCCGCCGGAGTAGATCGGGACCGTGTGGTGCACCCCGAACTCCGCGCAGAAGTAGGCGATGGTCTCGTTGGCCTGCTGCGGGAAACGCTGCATGAACCAGGTCTGCGACCGCGATTGCTCGGCCGCCGCCCAACGCATCACCGCATCGAAGTGCGCGAGGAAACCCGGGTCCGCGGCGCACTGCGCCAGCCGCTCCGGTCCCACCTGCAGCAGCAGCTGGAAGGGATCGTGCCGCAGGCGCGTCCAGAGCTGATGATCAATGGTGGCGAAGAGCCGGCGGGCCTCGCGGTTCCACGTCCAATTGAGGTTGCACGCGATGTCGACCAGTCCGTCGAGGCGCTGGGGGAGGAATGGGAAGACGGGCGGCATGCCCGCCAAGGTAGGTGCGTCCGGCGGAATGTCCAGCCGAGCATCGCGCCGACGGCGTCGATCGGGAAACGGATACCCGGTAGGACGAATCCTGACGGGCTGAGGGTCGTTGTGGCCTTTCCCGCAGGTTTGGGCGACATAGACTTGAGAGGGAGGCCGCTGCCCCGCCAATGCGCGGCGCAGCAAGGAGGAGCCATGAAAGCGCGCGACGTCATGACCGCGCATCCGTCGGTGATCACCCCCGACGAGCCCGTATCGCGAGCCGCCGAGGTGATGCGCGATCGCCACGTGGGCATGCTGCCCGTCATCGACAACCTCAACGACCGGCGCCTGCGTGGCGTGCTCACCGACCGCGACATCGTCGTGCGCTGCGTCGCCGAAGGACACGGACTCGACAGCGCGGTGCGCGAGGTGATGACGGCCCGTCACCTCACGACCGTGCGGATGGATGACGACGTTCACACGGTGGCGCACAAGATGCGGCGCGATCACATCCGGCGGATTCCGGTGCTCGCGGCCGACGACCGGGTGGCGGGCGTCGTGGCCGTGGTGGACCTGGCGACGCGGCTGCGGCCGGCGGATCCCCACATGGTCGAGGGGATCGAGCGGGAGGTGGCGTCACCGGCGGACGCGCGCCCCTGATCCGCGGGCCGCGGTGACGCTGCGCGCCGGCCCCGCCACGGATTTCGGCGCCAGACGCGCGACGGGCCCTATTCCCGGGGGGAACAGGGCCCGTCGGCTAGCTCAGAGCGGGCGATGGGACTCGAACCCACGACGTCCAGCTTGGGAAGCTGGCATTCTACCAACTGAATTACGCCCGCGTGGTATGGGATTATACCTGACTCCAATGATGGGGACAAGCTGGCGTCTGCCGGGGGCTTTCCCCCCTCGGTAAATGACCCTCCGCAGTCGTATTTTGCAGGCGCTCCCCGTGACTGTGCCTCTGCCCCTGAGATTTCCGTGACCCATCAACCCGCCGACTGGTGCGCTCGCGCCGTCTCGCCCGCCGATGCCCTGGCGCTCGTGACGAGCGGCATGAAGGTCTTTGTCCACGGCGCCTGCGCCACGCCAATGCCGCTGCTCGAAGCCCTCGCCTCGCGCGATGACCTCGAGAATATCAAGCTCTACCACCTCCACCTCGCGGGCCCCGCGCCCTGGCTCGAGGGCGACAAGTGGCAGCGCTTCCACTCCATCTCGCTCTTCACGGGCCCCGGATTGCGCGGCCCCATCGAGCACGGACACGCCGACTTCGTTCCGATCTTCCTCTCGGACGTCCCGTCGCTCTTCAGCTCGGCGCGCGTGGCGCTCGACGTCGCCATCGTGCAGCTGTCGCCGCCGGATGCCCACGGCCATTGCTCGCTGGGCACCTCGGTCGACACCGCCCGCGCCGCCGTGGATAGCGCGCGGTTCATCATCGCCGAGATCAACGAGCAGATGCCGCGGACGCACGGCAACACCAACGTGCCGTTCGACCGGATCGACGCCTTCATCTGCACCAATCGCCCGCTCCTGGACCATGCGGGCGGCGTCGAGAACGAGGTGGAAGGACGCATTGGCGAGATCATCGCCGGGCTCGTCGAGGACCGTTCCACCCTGCAGATGGGCATCGGCGCCATCCCGGACGCCGTCCTCAGCCGGCTGGGCGACAAACACGACCTCGGCGTCCACACCGAGATGTTCTCCGACCGGCTGGTCGACCTCATCGAGGCCGGCGTCGTCACGAACAAGTTCAAGCAGGTGCACCCCGGGCGCACCGTCACGTCGTTCATCAACGGCACCAAGCGCCTGTTCGACTTCGTGCATGACAACCTGGCGGTCGAGTTTCATCCGTGCGACCGCACCAACGACACCGCCGTCATCCGGCGCAATCCGCGCGTGGTCGCCATCAACAGCGCCATTCAGGTGGATCTCACCGGGCAGGTGGTCGCCGACTCGTTCGGCCACCGCATCTACTCCGGCATCGGCGGCCAGATGGACTTCATCCGTGGCGCCGCGCTCTCGCGCGGCGGCAAGGCGATCATCGCGCTGCCCAGCACCGGGAAGAGCGGCACCATCTCGCGCATCTGCACGGAGATCAACCCGGGTGCCGGCGTGGTGACCACCCGCGGACACGTGCACTGGGTCGTGACGGAGTACGGCGCGGTCAACCTGCACGGCTGCACGCTCCGTGAGCGCGGCGAGGCGTTGATCTCCATCGCGCACCCGGACTTCCGCGCCGAGCTGTCGAAGGACCTGAAGCGCCTGCGGCACTAGCGCGAGCTGCCGGGGACGCCGCGGCCGCCTGCTACGGGCGGCCGCGGTTTCTTTGTATCGCCGGTTTGCCTGGCTTCGCTGGTTTCGCCGGTTTCGCCCGTCGGTCGTACACCACCCGCATCACCAGCGACGTGAGCGCGTCGCAGATCGCCTCTTCCAGCGGATGGTCGAGGCCGTTGCGCAATCCGCTGTCCTCGAGCCCCACGTGCATCAGTTCGTGCCACAGCACCCGCCAGCGGGCTTCGCCATGCACGGTGCTGCGCAGGAAGATGGTGCGCTGCTCCGACACGAAGCACCCGAACAGCTCCTCGCCGGGGTCGGCGTACTGCGCAATCACCTTCGGGCTCACGACCTTCACGGCCACGTCGCCGCCGGGACACGGCAGGGTATCGGGAATCTTCGGCCAGCGACGCCGAGGCATCGGCACGGTTCTCGTGAAAGGGTGGCCCTTCTGCCTAGAACCTGCGTGGGCGCGGACCGTGCGGCCACCCCCCTCTTGACAGATTCACCCGACACATCTAGTGTATCGGTACACTAGCACACTATCCCCGTGTTTGATCGCATCGACTCCCGCAGTCCCATCCCCATCTACGCCCAGATCGCGGCCCGCGTCCGCGTGGCGGTCGGCGCCGGCGAGCTGAAAGCCGGCGATGGCCTCCCGTCGGTGCGCGCCCTCGCCTCTCGACTGCGCGTCAACCCCGCCACGGTCGTGCAAGCCTACCGCGAACTCGAAGCCGAAGGGCTGGTCCAGATGCGCCAGGGGGCCGGCACCTATGTCACCGACGTGACCCCGGAGCGGCGCGCCCGCGAACGCGCCGCCGATGCCCGCCGCCTGGTCCGCGACCTGCTCGCGGAGGCCGCCCGCCGCGGCATCACCGCTGCCGACCTCAAACACGCGCTCAACGACGAACTCGAGGAGACCACGCGATGAGCGACGCAATCGCGCTGAAGCACGTGGCCTACCGCCCCGCCAGGGAGTTCGCCATTCGCGACCTCACGATGACGGTTCCGACGGGCGCCATTTACGGCTTTCTCGGACCGAACGGTTCGGGCAAAACCACGACCATCAAGCTGATCCTCGGCATGCAGGAGGCCGACGACGGCCTCATCGAGGTGCTGGGGCACCAGATCCCGCAGGGCGCGCCGCAGGCGCTCGCCCGGCTGGGCTACGTCCCCGAACGGGTGCACCTGTATGCCTCGCTCACCATCGGCGAGATGATGGACCACCACCGCGCGTTCTATACGACGTGGGATCCGTCGCGCGCCGAGGAACTGCGGCGACAGTTTGCCCTCCGCTCGGAGCAGAAGATCGAGCGACTGTCCAAGGGCGAGGCCGGCAAGTTGATGATGCTCCTGGCCCTCGCCACCCAGCCGGAACTGCTGGTGCTGGATGAGCCCACCGACGGGCTCGATCCGGTGGTGCGGCGCGACGTGCTCGGCGCGCTCGTCGAGTATGTCTCGACGCGCAACGCCACCGTGCTGGTCTCCAGCCACCTCGTGCACGAGCAGGAACGCGTCTGCGACTGGGTGGGCGTGATGGACAATGGCGCGCTCGTCGCCGAAATGCCGATGAACACCTTCCGCAGCGGCATCAAGCGGCTGCGCGTCAGCGGCGCGCCGCCCGTGCTGCCGGCCGCGCCGTTCACGCTGCTGGGCCGCACGCCGACCGCTGGTTCCGAGGAGGAGTGGGGTGTGCGCGGGTGGCAGCCCCAGATGGCCGCGTGGCTCGCGGCGCAGGGGGCAACCCTGCGCGAGGTGATTGACCTGGATCTCGAGGAGAGCTTCGTGGAGCTGTTGAGCACCGCGCGCTCAGGGGGGACTGCCTGATGTTCCGCGCCGTTCTCTATACGCAGTGGAAGTGGACCCGGCCAGTCATCGTACTGGCGGTCCTCATCGCGGGCTACATCCCGGTGAACGCGATGCGCGCGATGCCGTACAAGTCGCTCGACACCTACCACATTCCGTCGCTGTACTACGGGATCGTGGGCGCGAGCGCCATGTACCAGTTGCTCGCGCTCGGATTGGCGGTGGTCGTGGCCATTGCCGCGTGGCAGGCCGACGCCAGCCGCCAGCACGTGTATGCCCTGTCGCTCCCCGTCCCTCGCTGGCGCTTTGTGCTGCTGCGATTCGTCGCTGGCGCCGCGTTGCTGGGCATCGTCGCGGTGTCCGTGGGACTGTTCGGCGGCATCGCCGCCGCCATCGCCCCGCTGCCGCCGATGCTGCATGCCTACCCGGTGGGTCTGGCGGTTCGATTCTGGCTCGGCGCGCTGGTGCCATTTGCCCTGGTCTTCGCGTTGCTCAGCAGCAACCCTCGCGTGGTGCGCCTGCTCGTGGCATCGGTGGCGGCCATTGCGGTCGTGGACTTGCTGCTCGCCGGCTTCGGCGCCACGGAAAAGCCGGTGGTGATGGGCTGGTTCTTCGACGCGATCTATTCCGATCGCGGCCCGCTCGCCGCCTTCCTCTCCAAGTGGATGCTCGTGGATGTCTAGCGGTCGCGTTCGCGCGGCCTGCGCCGCGCTCTGCCTTGTATCGCTCGTCCGGGCGCCGGCGCTGGCCGCGCAAGGCGACTCGCTGCTGGTACGGCGCGACGCGCTGCGCGCCCGTGCCGAGTCGCTGGCGGCGCGGGTAGCTCAGATCGAGGCGGCTACGCGAGATTCCGGGTTGGTGGTCACCGTGCAGGCGATGGGCTACACGCTGCGCACCACCACCACGTTGCAGCCGGTCGCGAGCGCGGCGCTGGCCCAAGCCGCTGGCTCCGCGCGAGAGTTGCTGGGCAGCGAGGCCGACTCGCTGACCCGGCGCGTGCACTTCACGCTCCGTGAGAGCTGGTCGCTCTACCGCACGTCGCTGCTTCCGTTTTCGCGTCCGACAGTGGCAACTACCAAGGGCCGCCTCGCGCAGGTCTCGCTCGAAGCGACCATGGATGCGCGCGGCGTCGCCGGCACGACGCTCCCGTATCCGGTGGACCGCGACGAATTGGCGGCCGGCATTCTCAATGTGCTCGAGCGCGCCGTCGCGCTGCGGCTCCCCGATCCGGTGGCGCCGTGGCTCAACACGCGCGTGCCGCTCCGCGCGACGATGTCGTCGGTGAGCGCCGAACTGTATCGCGCCCTCGCTACGGCCGACGCCGCTGTCGTGCGTCGGTGCGTGGCCGGCGATCGCCGCGCGTGTCGCTCCGGCTTCGCGCTCGACTCGATGCCGGCCGATCGCATCGGGGCCTGGTACGACGACTCTGACCTGCCGACCCTCGCGCGCACGGCTGGCGACGCGATGCAGCGGTCGTGGATGTACCAGCACCTCAGCCGCGACGAACAGGATGCGTGCGTGGGGGAGCGCCGTCCGGAGGCGTGCCGCCATATGCTCTCGCTCATTCCGCCCGAGGCATTCCGCATCCCCATGCCCGACGCCGCACGCGCGTCGCTGGCGCGACTCGCCATGGAGATTGGCGGACCGCAGGCGGTGTCGCGGTTGCGCACGAGTTCCGCTGCCACCGTCGGCGGCCAGCTCGCCGCGGCGGCGGAAATCCCGGCGGAC contains these protein-coding regions:
- a CDS encoding acetyl-CoA hydrolase/transferase C-terminal domain-containing protein; translated protein: MTHQPADWCARAVSPADALALVTSGMKVFVHGACATPMPLLEALASRDDLENIKLYHLHLAGPAPWLEGDKWQRFHSISLFTGPGLRGPIEHGHADFVPIFLSDVPSLFSSARVALDVAIVQLSPPDAHGHCSLGTSVDTARAAVDSARFIIAEINEQMPRTHGNTNVPFDRIDAFICTNRPLLDHAGGVENEVEGRIGEIIAGLVEDRSTLQMGIGAIPDAVLSRLGDKHDLGVHTEMFSDRLVDLIEAGVVTNKFKQVHPGRTVTSFINGTKRLFDFVHDNLAVEFHPCDRTNDTAVIRRNPRVVAINSAIQVDLTGQVVADSFGHRIYSGIGGQMDFIRGAALSRGGKAIIALPSTGKSGTISRICTEINPGAGVVTTRGHVHWVVTEYGAVNLHGCTLRERGEALISIAHPDFRAELSKDLKRLRH
- a CDS encoding CBS domain-containing protein → MKARDVMTAHPSVITPDEPVSRAAEVMRDRHVGMLPVIDNLNDRRLRGVLTDRDIVVRCVAEGHGLDSAVREVMTARHLTTVRMDDDVHTVAHKMRRDHIRRIPVLAADDRVAGVVAVVDLATRLRPADPHMVEGIEREVASPADARP
- a CDS encoding ABC transporter ATP-binding protein codes for the protein MSDAIALKHVAYRPAREFAIRDLTMTVPTGAIYGFLGPNGSGKTTTIKLILGMQEADDGLIEVLGHQIPQGAPQALARLGYVPERVHLYASLTIGEMMDHHRAFYTTWDPSRAEELRRQFALRSEQKIERLSKGEAGKLMMLLALATQPELLVLDEPTDGLDPVVRRDVLGALVEYVSTRNATVLVSSHLVHEQERVCDWVGVMDNGALVAEMPMNTFRSGIKRLRVSGAPPVLPAAPFTLLGRTPTAGSEEEWGVRGWQPQMAAWLAAQGATLREVIDLDLEESFVELLSTARSGGTA
- the glgP gene encoding alpha-glucan family phosphorylase, whose product is MPPVFPFLPQRLDGLVDIACNLNWTWNREARRLFATIDHQLWTRLRHDPFQLLLQVGPERLAQCAADPGFLAHFDAVMRWAAAEQSRSQTWFMQRFPQQANETIAYFCAEFGVHHTVPIYSGGLGVLAGDHCKTASDLGVPLVGVGILYRNGYIDQEVRADGWQEEAPMQLDLARTVLDPIDGPNGAPHLAMVRMAGRDVYVRAWRLRVGRVTIYLLDTDLEQNHFDDRPLLSRLYAGGPEMRLRQEWLLGVGGVRALRALGIAPSAWHANEGHAAFMFVERVREIVATGIPLKEAVHAVRASSTFTTHTPVPAGHDTFPAADVAACTGPVWDELGISQDAFMRIGHHPSDASGRFHMTAAAVRLSRRFNAVSRVHGTVTRKLWGSLWPERRAVDLPITYVTNGVHLATWMSNAVMQLLDTHLGAGWGNRVDDPKLWDDVLAVDAQALWEVHRHLKRTLLVHMREQARLAFTQHTREAARLAGTGVLLDPEALTLCFARRFATYKRANLLFHDVERLLRIVSNPSHPVQIIFAGKAHPADGPGKQILQEVYQATRDPRFEGRLAFVEDYDTHLAHVLVQGADVWLNLPRIPMEASGTSGMKAALNGVPQLSTLDGWWEEGFNGHNGWAIAPEPGEGVAEDDAAAAGQLYDLLETAVVPMYYNRDVNGLPQRWIQVMRHALRAAGLRFNARRMLMEYVGDYYVPSMRGERTPDEAPTA
- a CDS encoding glycogen/starch synthase is translated as MVSLDESVQQQGEIVAVASTSRDATASRAIPGRHAGANRRPARRAIVHLTAEYHGYARTGGLAEAVAGLANSQARAGERVYTFLPLYASVREVVPRLQLLAPPSRLVVGPLTEDVRFYRDATRTGAPHVIFVDAPACFDRPGLYGDDRGDYPDNHLRFAMFARAALRGIGQFVQRPLLLHAHDWHAALAPVYMRTHPECAPQFADTPAVMSVHNAGYQGHFGADVMADLALAPALWHMERLEWYGRLNLLKGGLVFCNAAVTVSPAHASELRTAEGGFGLHDTFRQLGDRLVGICNGIDVKLWDPASDDQIAANYSREDLTGKAVCKDALQRAFALPRLAHVPLIGMSSRLAAQKGFDIVLRSARLRESELQLIVIGEGDARIRDAVTALVAAHAGRMACSFSFTDRLEHQLMAGADMVLMPSLYEPCGLTQMHASRYGTPVIGRRVGGIGDTVADEDTGFLFDRFDVSSMEAALDRALTRYRDALAWPAMMRRAMARDFGWDRSMTGYANVYRAAVQGAVAAREAAAATHVTSSVEPCQGSVR
- a CDS encoding GntR family transcriptional regulator: MFDRIDSRSPIPIYAQIAARVRVAVGAGELKAGDGLPSVRALASRLRVNPATVVQAYRELEAEGLVQMRQGAGTYVTDVTPERRARERAADARRLVRDLLAEAARRGITAADLKHALNDELEETTR